From the genome of Papaver somniferum cultivar HN1 chromosome 2, ASM357369v1, whole genome shotgun sequence, one region includes:
- the LOC113351060 gene encoding RNA-binding protein 1-like: MLKRLETKVSEEVAKYKVCLLGYVFSLDLLFRLETLVYAQAPSFSGEESGRSLGDGGMLGHQMDDPRMLGLRRFPLLPGMVPPKSRYMGLPSIKQEIPLLLDASNTLFVEGLPAFCTRREVSHIFLPFVGFKEVRLVSKESRHSGEDPLVPCFVDFINPAQAATVLDTLQVWYDCKSIGNKEINTTEASSFVPLYAENIATNVFDIPEFCFQRLCSANLCFCLKGFCSRSWGLAEV; the protein is encoded by the exons ATGCTGAAAAGACTGGAAACTAAGGTGAGTGAGGAAGTGGCTAAGTACAAGGTTTGTTTACTTGGATATGTTTTTAGTTTGGATTTGTTGTTTAGATTAGAAACACTTGTTTATGCG CAAGCTCCGTCGTTTAGTGGTGAAGAATCTGGTAGATCTTTAGGTGATGGAGGAATGCTTGGTCATCAGATGGATGATCCACGTATGCTTGGTCTTCGGAGATTTCCCCTTCTTCCAGGCATGGTTCCTCCTAAGAGCAGGTATATGGGACTTCCAAGCATCAAACAAGAGATTCCCCTTCTTCTAGATGCATCTAACACTTTATTTGTGGAAGGGTTGCCTGCATTTTGTACACGACGCGAAGTGTCTC ATATCTTTCTTCCTTTTGTAGGTTTTAAAGAAGTGAGACTTGTGAGCAAGGAGTCTCGTCAT TCTGGAGAAGATCCACTTGTCCCGTGTTTTGTTGATTTTATCAATCCTGCACAGGCAGCAACTGTGTTGGACACCTTACAAG TATGGTATGACTGCAAAAGCATTGGAAACAAAGAAATAAATACAACTGAAGCTTCGTCATTTGTGCCTCTATATGCTGAAAATATTGCAACAAATGTTTTTGACATCCCTGAGTTTTGCTTTCAGCGACTGTGCTCTGCTAATCTCTGTTTCTGCCTTAAGGGGTTTTGCTCTAGAAGCTGGGGACTTGCCGAAGTTTAA